The proteins below come from a single Candidatus Methylomirabilota bacterium genomic window:
- a CDS encoding type II toxin-antitoxin system RelE/ParE family toxin yields MAILKFRHKGLERFFLRGATMGIQAKHARRLRLILGRLNVAREPHDMGLPGLDLHL; encoded by the coding sequence GTGGCAATCCTGAAGTTCAGGCACAAGGGCTTGGAGCGCTTCTTTCTCCGTGGAGCAACCATGGGCATCCAAGCGAAGCATGCCCGAAGACTACGCCTGATCCTCGGTCGATTGAACGTCGCGAGGGAGCCCCACGACATGGGGCTGCCGGGCCTGGACCTCCACCT